The genomic interval GAAGAATCGGTCAACAGGAAAAATATGCCGAAAGGGTTCGTGCAGGTGCTGTTATCCACCCACAGGTTAGATGAAAAAATACGCAGTGTTATCATATACAGCATTATGCCGGTAGGTATCGGCATTGTTTTTGGAGGTCTCGGCATTATGCTGCTTTTGACAAAATATATCGTGTCTCCTTTGCAGCATCTGACGAATGTTACCCTGGAGATAGCCGGAGGAAATCTTGACCGTAAGGTACACGCTTCCCATAATGATGAAATAGGGCAATTGTGCGATAATTTCAATCAGATGACTGATGCACTGAGAAACTCACACAACCATCTAACCGCCGAAATCGCCGATCATAAACGGGCAAAGGAACAGCTTCTGAAATTGTCCCAGGCCGTGGAACAGAGTTTCACGGCAATTGTCATTACCGATGTTGCCTGCGCTATAGAGCATGTTAATCCCAAGTTTACGGAGGTCACAGGCTATGCACGGGAAGAAGCCCTGGGGAATAAATTATTTGACCTGCTCTTATTCAATATGTCCGACGAAAGACACGAAAATATTATTACAATGGTGCTTTCCGGTGAAATATGGCGAAAGGAATTGGTTAATAGCAGAAAAGATGGTGAACAATTTTTTGCACAGGTAACCATTTCTGCAGTGCGGGGCGATGACGGATACATTATAAACTTTATCGGAGTCATAGAGGATATTACCGAAAGAAAGAAGTTTGAGGAGATGCTGGTCGTCATGGCGGAACACGACCCCCTTACCAACCTCTTTAATCGGCGCCGGTTTCAGGTGGAACTGGAATATTGGCTTGGATACAGCAAACGATACAACACGGGTGGGGCGTTGTTGTTTCTTGATATTGATAATTTTAAATATATTAATGATACGCTTGGCCATAAGGTGGGCGATGAAATACTGGTCGAGTTTGCAATACTCTTAAAAGAACGTGTACGCCCGAACGACATAATTGCCAGGCTTGGCGGCGATGAATTTGCCGTTATTTTGCCCAATACAAACGTTGATCACGCCCGGTCTTTTGCAGAACAAATAACACAGTCAGCGCAGAAACATTTCCGGGTGTTGAATGAACGCGGACATAATATTACAACAAGCCTGGGGATAGCGCTTTTCCCCGATCACAGCCTTGAAGCTGATGCGCTCCTTGCCTGCGCGGATATGGCCATGTATGGCGCAAAAGAGGCGGGCAAGAACCAGTGCTGCATATTTTCCCTTGAACAGAAACAGAATATCGAATCCAGGTTTTTGTGGGACAAGCGAATTCGTAGTGCTTTGGGAAAAGATGATTTTGAAATATACCTACAACCTATAGTAGATTTGCGGAGTAACGCTGTATTCGGCTACGAAGCATTGTTGCGAATGGTCGGCGAGAATGGAGAATTGATACCACCTGCCGAATTTCTCCCCTATGCCGAGAGACACGGCTCCATTCTTGATATTGATCGCTGGGTAGTGCGCAACGCCTTCCGGCTTTTTGTCAGATATAATATGCAGGAGAAAAAAGCAGTGCTCGAAATCAACCTCTCCGGTAAGGCAATTACCGATTCGGGAATGCTTTCTTTTATTAAAGAGGAGTTGTCCGCATCGCAGGCGGATGCGAGATACATAACATTTGAGGTTACGGAAAGCGCCGTCGTGGAAAATATAGAGTACGCC from Candidatus Kuenenia stuttgartiensis carries:
- a CDS encoding EAL domain-containing protein produces the protein MELRYFGETLVNLFSRDNEIRYALEYEQPLLFASPVRRIKEFDRENVVCYISISNDREKLFEDKATWLDIETNEIPGRNHQDDTSDTDYRVITVSGKRFYEYFTPIRERQVFSGEGLAEQILSEESVNRKNMPKGFVQVLLSTHRLDEKIRSVIIYSIMPVGIGIVFGGLGIMLLLTKYIVSPLQHLTNVTLEIAGGNLDRKVHASHNDEIGQLCDNFNQMTDALRNSHNHLTAEIADHKRAKEQLLKLSQAVEQSFTAIVITDVACAIEHVNPKFTEVTGYAREEALGNKLFDLLLFNMSDERHENIITMVLSGEIWRKELVNSRKDGEQFFAQVTISAVRGDDGYIINFIGVIEDITERKKFEEMLVVMAEHDPLTNLFNRRRFQVELEYWLGYSKRYNTGGALLFLDIDNFKYINDTLGHKVGDEILVEFAILLKERVRPNDIIARLGGDEFAVILPNTNVDHARSFAEQITQSAQKHFRVLNERGHNITTSLGIALFPDHSLEADALLACADMAMYGAKEAGKNQCCIFSLEQKQNIESRFLWDKRIRSALGKDDFEIYLQPIVDLRSNAVFGYEALLRMVGENGELIPPAEFLPYAERHGSILDIDRWVVRNAFRLFVRYNMQEKKAVLEINLSGKAITDSGMLSFIKEELSASQADARYITFEVTESAVVENIEYARYFMNDLCNQGFRFALDDFGIGFCSFTYLKHLPVDFLKIDGGFIRNLPDNPTDQCFVKAIADIGNGLEKKIIAEFVENKQTISLLKEIGVVYGQGHFFSKALSASEIFKTSS